The genomic stretch TGGCACGTGCATCACCCGAGTAATAACCTTCTTCAATGCGTTTGGTTCCAACAAAATAGCGGTTAAGTCCATCGGTAGTTTTAAAATAAGCTTCTGCACTTACTGTTAAACCATCTTTGTTAAACGATACGCCCACTACTTTGTGCTCGGCACTTAAAACAGAAATATTGTTTTTATCGGCATTTATCCAAAAGTAGGCCATGTTTGCGCTACTGTCTACCACCGAGGTTTTAGATAAAAACTGGTTGTACAATCCCCACGAAGCATTCACTTTAAATCCTTCGGAAGGAGTTAGAGAACCCGATATTCGTGGTTCAAAAAACATTTCGTTCAAATCTCCCGCATAAACAATGCGCAAACCTGTTTTAATATCCAGCATCTCGCCCAAGGGTAACTCGTCCTGACCGAACACAAATACCCGCGACGAATTCGAATTTACATCCATTGCGACTTTGTTGTTCCAGTTACGTAATAATTTTACATGATTGTTTTCTGCTCCTGCCCCCAAAATAAGTTTGTGCCCGGCATTGAAACTCAGTGTATGTTCTGCTTTTAGTGTCACCTCATCCACAGCATTATCAGTATCAATTACTCGATTTATGTCCTGAATAAATTTATGTACACTATTACTGGTATCCTGCTCAAAAGACTTTTGCTCGAATGCAGAATAGCTTAACAAAAGATGAGTGATGCTATTATCCGACCAGTGCTGCGAAAACTGCATCGATCCGCCCAGTTGTTTGTTTTTCTCTTTTTCTGTCCTCGAAAAAAACACTTGTCCTGCCTGTCCACCAGCATCATACGAAAACTGATCTCCGCCGGCATATAAACTTAATGCAAACCTGCTGCCCTTATCTCCTTTAAACGAATATTTTAAATTGGCATCGCGAAAAACAAAATCGGGAATAACTTCCCGGTCTTCCAACCTGTTTGTCCACAATCGCCAAAACACACCTTTCCCTCTGGTGATTTCTTTCTCAAAAAGGTTTATGGAAGTTGGACTGTACAATTGATAGTAGGTTTGCCGGTAGGCTCCCATTATCGACGACTTTTTTGAAAGAGGAACCTGGAGCATGGAATTTACAGTGGTAGAATTTATTACAAAAGAAAAAGTGGGTTTTAGTAATGTACCATCCTTTCCTTCAATATCAACAATACCTCCAACACGACCACCGTACCGGGCTTCATAACCTCCTTTCATTACTTCAATGTTTTTAACCATAAATGGATTTACAACACTGATATTATCATTAAAGTTTTTTAGCCCAAAAACAGTAAATCCGTCGAACTGAATTTTACTGTGACTTTCGTAAGCTCCCCAAATCAGCAAATCGTTTGATTGCTCGCCTGCTGCCAGAATACCCGGCATTAAACGTAAAAGATTAAATACCGAATTGTCGCCGTGCCCCGGAAGAATGGGTGCAATTTGATGATTGATCTTCATACGTCCGGCCCGGTCACCAATCAATGTCGATTTTTCTATTGGATTGCTTATAATTTGTACCTCTTTTATACTCTCAATATGTGGAGTAAGAAAAAAACGCCGGTTTAAACTCCTATTTACAATGGTATCGTAAATAAAATATCCCAGATGCGAGATTTGAAGATTATAACTGCTGTCGGCCGAGGCGATGTAATTAAAATTACCCTGCTGATCGGACTGAATGGACCTGCGATTGATTAAAATATACGAATACGGCAAAGGTTCGTAAGTTTTGGCTTCCAATACTTGCCCCGAAATCTGGGTGAATGATGCTTTTGGTTCGTTTGGCTTACGCGGGATAATTAAAAATACCTCGCCCGATTTTTCAAGGTCGAGTGGCAGATTCCGGAGCAAATACAACAATGCTTCGTTTTCTGATTGAAAAGAACGATTTACCGAAACGCTGTATTGCGAAAGTAAATCGTTATCGAACGCAAACTGAAGTCCATACGTTTCCTTCAAATCAAGTAACACCTGACTCAAAGAAGCTTTGCGAACATCGAGCTTTATGTTTTGGGTTGTTTGTGCAATAACCTGAGTTAAACACAGGAAGAATAAAACAACCATCATGGTTCGTTTTGCCATTTCAACCAACTTTCATTTAACGAATTCCCGGTTTAACTTTCGTCTGTCACCAGATATACATTTTCTGCTTGTTTTACAAACTTAAGTTTCATGGGTCTGCAAACAAAATCCAACACCTCTTCAACGTTGTGTTTCTTCGAAAAATTGCTTCCAAAGTTCCGGTTATTTAATTCAGGTTGCAAACGTATGGTTACGGCATATTGTCTTTCTATTTCATCAATCACTTCTTTTAGTGGCCGGTTGGCAAAAAAGAATTGGTTATTTTTCCATCCCAGGGCATTTTCTGTTTTAAACATTTTTGTAAGAACCAGTTTTCCCTCTTCCAGTTCAACGTGTACATTTGGCAATAAAACAACCGATTCGTTTCCGGGTGCATTTACCTGTACTTTCCCGGTAATACAAGTTACGCGGTATTCGTCATCGCGCGAATAAATAGTAAATGAGGTCCCCAACACCTGTGTGCTTCCCTTTTCTGATTGAACCGTAAACCTGGTTCCTTTCTGCACATTAAAATAAGCTTCACCGGTAAATTTTAATTTTCGTTCAAAACGCCATTTTAAAGGGTAGTATTTTAAGGTTGATCCGGCATTTAAATCAACTTTCGAACCATCGGGAAGTTCGGCAAGAATATGTTCTCCGGGTAAACATTCCAGTGTTTTTGTGTAGCTGGTAACCAATCCCAGTGCACCCAACAACAGGATAAAAACAGCTGCAGCACTCCATTGTATTATTGGATGTAAAAGCCAAATCAATTTTCCTGCAGGCTTTTTAGTAATCTCCTTTTCGAGTTCAGCCCAAACTTCATTTTCCGATTTCTCCCAATGGATTGTCCCTTTTGAAAAGAACGAATCGTCCCTTTCTTCTAAATCACTAATATGTAGATTTTTATCATTCATTCGTATTTAAATTCAACCTTAAATAATCCAGTGCTTTTGTCATTCTTTTTTCCACAGCTTTAACTCCAATTCCGGCCATCTCGGCTATTTCTGAGTACTTCAGATTTTCTACCCTGCTCATCAAAAATACGGTCCGCTGATTTTCCGGCATATTTTCCAGCGCCAACCGGTAACTTTCCTTTAATTGCTCGAACTGCATTTGATCTTCGGGCGAATCGGAAACAGCATTAAAATGATAATGCGTAAAAAATTCGAAAGAACGTTTTTCTTTTCGGTAGTGAGAAATAAACAGGTCGTTGGCAATTTTAAAGAGAAGTCCTTTTACTTTTTCTTGTTGAATAGTACTTTGTTTTTCCCAGATTTTAAGAAATGTTTCCTGTGCAATATCAGTGGCAAGCTCGGTGTTTCCTGAACGAACAAACACATAGTTGCGCACTTGAGCGAAATGCATTTCAAATAAATTTTTAAAATCCTGTTTGGTCAAAGTATAAATTATATTTGGTGTTATTCAAATATACACCACTTTATTCAACTGAAAAAGAGGCACCCGGTTAAATTTATCCAGCAAATTTATCTCCGGGTACGTTCTTTTTTTGGACTTAACTTTACTGCTTTCAGTCTCTCCCCAATTTCCTGTTATCTGTTATTTACACTTACATTTCACTTTGTGTTCTGAAAGGTCAATTTCCGTTGTTCCGTCGGCATTTGTCATTTCGGCAATTTCGTCGCAGGTTCCATCACCATAATCCATTGTACAAATTACATCTCCGTTTAGTGTAATTTCAATTATTCCTTCAACTATGTATCTGCAATCGCCAACACGTTTTAAAGGTGTGGTAATTGCCTTTTTATAGCTTAATCCATCCATTTCAGCAGTAGCGCTTCCGCTAATCGTAATTACATCATCACTGTGGTCATCGGTATCTAAACCAGCAATCCATTGCCATATCCGTTCCGATTCACGAGTTATCACAGTTGTATCAGAAATAGTTATTGTGAGATTTGAAGTAAATTTCCTGAACATTTCATCCACCTTGTCGACCTCAACAATTGAGGTACCAGTAACAACAACAGAATCTTTTCCGAAAGCATTGTAAGTAATTGTTCTCATGTAATCCTGACTCCTTCTTGGTGCCGAAATTTCGATAATCATTTCGCCACTTAAAACATGTCCGTTGCGGAGTACCGTACTGTCGCCATAATTCAGAGTAATGATTTTTGGATAGCCATCGTTTTCTCCTTCTTCAATTACAACATCAGGACATTGAGCCATATATCGCATTTTATGACTTGGGTGCCATCCAAATTTTTTCCCAATTCTCCACCATTCGCTTAAAAGCAATTCTGCGTTGGCAAAGAATTCAACTTCTGCCTCCGCTTCAGTTGTTGTGGCTTCAACTTGCACTTCGGCTACTGCAATGGCCGCTGATTTTTCAGATAAATCGTCGCTAATATTTGCAATATCGGTGTTTTCATTATTACACGAAAACAGTCCCAAAGCGAGTACAAAAAATGATAATCCAATAATTTTTTTCATGACAATACTATTTTTAAATGGTTGTTTTGCTAGTTATCCGAAAAAATGGCTTTGCACCCTACCCTTTTTTTATACTTTTTTTTATCCCCTTTTCTCAGCCTCACGCAATCAACTATATTACAATGCTTTATCATCTGATATCGATTATAAACCTCTTCTTCAAAATCAAAGTCCTCCTCTTCTATTTTCTTTGTTTCGAACATTTCATTTCGTACTTTTAGCCACTTAATAGTTTCGATTTTATGAAGGCAGGTGTAGTTTTAGTTTTTGCGTTGCTATTTTCAGTTTTAGCAACTTCGGTTTCAGCTCAAAAAAAAGCAGATCAGGGTAATGCAGCTCCCAAAGTTGTAATGGGTATTGTTGTTGAAAATATGCGTCCCGACTACATTCAACGTTACTGGAATAAATTCGGCCCCAATGGATTTAAGAAGATTTACACAGAGGGTGCAGTATGTTCAAATGTAAAACTCACGCTCCACAACCAAAATTATGCGAGTGGAACAGCAACATTATTTACCGGGGTTCATCCTTCCATTCACGGAATTGTTGCCAATACCTGGTACGACAGATTGAGGAAGAATGAAATTGAATGCACCGAAGACGATTATTACATTACTGTTGGTGCTGATACAAAAGCAGGAAACGCCTCACCGAAAAATCTATTATCGACAACCATTACCGACAATTTAAAAATTCTCACGCTCGGCAAAGCCAAAGTTTTTAGTGTGGCTTTAAACCGCGAATCTGCAGTATTTGCTGCAGGCCACTCTGCCGACGGTGCATATTGGTTCGATACCAAATCGGGAAGAATGATTTCCAGCTCTTTTTATGTGAGTACCTTCCCCGATTGGGTGCGGCTTTTTAACAGCGAAAATTATGCAGATGTGTACAGTCATCGCACCTGGACCACTCTTTTACCCGAAATGACTTACGAAGAATGCCTGCGCGATGATTATATTCTGGAACGAGGTTATTTTGGTGAGTATAATATTTTTCCGCATGCCATAAATAAATACATTAAACGTACCGAAGATTTCAGACCTTTTAAAACCACTCCTTCGGCCAATTTAATGATAAAAGATTTTACTTTGAGAATGCTGGATGCCGAAGAAGTTGGAAAAGATAATGTTACCGACTTTGTAACCACTGTTTTTTCGTCGATGGATTACGAAAATGGATCCTTCGGACCTGCCTCGCTTGAAATGATGGACTCGTATCTTTACCTCGACAAATACATTGAAGAATTGATTACAGAAGTTGAAAAAAGATATGGGAAAGACAATGTTCTTTTCTTTTTAACAGCAAATACATCCGCATCGTACCCCGTTGAATACCTGAAAGAAGAGTTTAATTTAAGTGTTGATTATTTTAATGTGGAAAGTGCGATTGCATTACTCACCTCGTTTTTAAATATTACTTACGGGGAGCAAAAATGGATTGAGCACTACTCCGACCTGCAACTCTACCTCGATCATGAATTAATATCAAAAAGCGATAAGGTTACCTTAAACGAACTTCGCGATGTAACCTCTAATTTTATTAACCAGTTTGAAGGAGTACAGGTAAGTATGCCTGCCTACCAACTGGAACAAGGCAGCTCGGCAAACGGCATGCTGGAGCCCATCTATAATACTTATTACAAAAACAGATCAGGCGATTTTATGTACACCCTAAAAGAAGGCTGGCAACCCGGATATAAATTTAAACGGGTTAATTATACCGATCAAAGTCGTATACCGCTTGTGTTTTTTGGTAACAATATAAAAGCACAAACCATTTACAACAAGCACAATGCCACCGATCTGGTACCTACCCTTTCCGAAATGCTCCGCATTCCGGTACCGGATAAGTGCCAGGGAAAAATTATCGATGAATTGCTTTATTAGAAATATAGCGGATTAAGGGTTGTATCGAAAAAAAGGATAAACTAAAACAGTTTAAAATTTCGACGTGGCCCTTCCTTCTTGTCCGATTTCGACTCATCAGTCTTTTTCTGTCGGTTTCTGTCGTGTAAACTATCTGGTTCCAACATTACTGTTAAAGTAGTATCCGATGTTAATTCCAGTGTTTGCGTGAATGCTTTAAAACCTCCGTCAGTTACATTAAGTTTAAGCGTACCTCTTTCCAGTATGAGCTTATAAAATCCATTTTGATTGGTAATGGTACCAATTCCTGAGTTGGCTTCAAAAATAGTTACATTCTCAAGAGCATTGCCGTTTATTCCGTTGTTAACATAGCCGGTTACAGTTATAACCTGTGCCCAGCTAAAATTCGGAATAACGAATAGCAGTAGCGTAATTTGGGTGAATAAAATCGTTTTCATTTTCTCCTTTGTTTATTGTTTTTCTGGCTTCTATAAATATAGACAATATAACGCAGGAAAAGGTTGCTTTATGTTTGATATATTTTTAAATAAATGTTAATTCTTTTTGATCATAATTCAGAAATAATAAATCCCAATTCTTATTAGACCATGAATTGAAGTTCATCAAAAGCTATTCAACAACACAAAAATTCATGATAAATGTTGGTTCTTTAGCGCTTTCAAAATACCCGTTAAAAATATTGGCATAAACCTGCTGAAAAACATCATGTTAATAAACAATTTCGTAGTTTTTTTTTGTCACAACTACGTAAATTTGTTTTATAAATAAAGAAATAATTCTTTATTTGGAAGTCCAAAAAAAGCTTCCTGAACCTGCCTTAACTGGCGCCCTTTTTTAAAAAACAAAAACAACTAAAAACCATTTTACAATCTAAATTTTTTCTCATGGATCCAATCCAATCTTTAATTAAAGACCTCGCTGATAAACACGGCCGGACAAAAGAAAGTCTATTGCCAATTATGCAAGGCGTTGTTGAACGGGAAAGTTATCTTTCGGAACGTTCGATGGTTGAAATTGCCAGGGAAATTGACATTCCGGCTTCTGATGTTTACGGTACGGCTACATTTTACTCGTTCCTTGAAACACAACCAACCGGAAAATACATTATCCGTGTTTGCAAAACAATTACTTGCGCAATGAAAGGTAAAACACAAGTTTTATTTGCCATTCAGGACATGTTAAAAATCAAATTGGGAGAAACCACTCCTGATCGGCGTTTTACTTTGCTCGAAACCAACTGCCTTGGCTGGTGCCACAAAGCACCTGCAATGCTGGTAAACGACGATGTATTTACAGAACTCACACCGGAGAAGGTGCGAGAGATTCTTTCGGATTATATGAAATCTGGCGTTAACAATCAAAATTATCAGTAATGGCAAATTCACATCAACTAAAACGTGTCGATTTTATTTTCAGAAATGAAAACGATTGGGAAAAGGTCCTTTCTAACACCATCAAGAAAAGTCCAAATGAACTCATAAACGAGTTAATAAGTTCTGAACTGAAAGGTCGAGGTGGAGCCGGTTTTCCAACCGGATTAAAATGGAAGCTTACTTCGGAAGCAAAAAGCGATAAAAAATATGTTATCTGTAATGCAGACGAAGGCGAACCCGGAACATTTAAAGACCGCGAAATTCTTTCAAAAGTTCCTTACAAAGTTCTAACAGCAATGGCTGTGTGCGGATATGTAACCGGAGCAAACGAAGGATTTATTTATTTACGTGGCGAATACCACTTTTTAAAAGCAGAGCTTGAAAAATCCATCGATGAATTTCAGTACTACTGCAAGGAAATAAAACTCGATTTTAAAATTTCCATTTTTATGGGTAGCGGTGCCTACATTTGTGGCGAAGAAACTGCTCTTATGGAATCGATGGAAGGAAAACGCGGCGAACCGCGCAACAAACCACCGTTTCCAACACAAGCAGGTTACAAAGGCAGACCTACTGTAATTAATAATGTAGAAACGCTGGTACACACTTTTACCATTTTTAAATACGGAGCCAAAAAATTCTACGATCTGGGCGTTCAATACTCCAGAGGAACAAAATTATTCTCGGTTTCGGGCGATACTCCAAAACCGGGTATTTATGAACTGGAACTTGGAATGAGCCTCCAGGATTTTGTGTATGAGTTTGGCGACGGCGATACAAAAGCCGTTCAGGTAGGTGGTGCATCGGGATTTCTTGTTCCCAGAAAAAAATTCAAAGATGCTGCCATTGGCTTCCAGGGAAAACTTACCGGAATCTCATTACCAACCGGTGGATCGATGATGCTTTTTAACAGCTCCCGTTCAATGTTTAATGTACTCGATAATTATCTGGAATTCTTCCGCGAAGAATCTTGCGGACAATGCACTCCCTGCCGTGTTGGTTGTCAACAACTTTTACTCGGAATAAAAGCTGTAAAGCGAGGTGATAAACCTGCTGCATATCTCGAAAAACTGTTACGCCTGACCGAAACCATGCAATACACTGCAAAATGTGGTCTGGGACAGTCAGTTGCCAATTCATTCTCCTCCATAGTCGAGAATTTCAGAGAAGAGATGATTTATTAATCAAGCGGTAAATAGAACAAAATGAGTAAAAAAGTAAATCTTACAATAAACGGTTTTCCGGTGGAAATAGAAGCCGGCAAAACCATTTTGGAAGCAGCCGATAGTCAAGGCATAAAAATTCCTACACTTTGTTATCATAAAGATTTGTGCGTTGCAGGTAACTGCCGCGTTTGTGTGGTTGAAGTTTCCGGACAAAAACGTTTGTCGGCAGCCTGCGCAACACCATGCGAAGAAGGTATGGAAATTCTTACCAACAGCTTAAAAGTGAGAAACTCCAGAAAACACATTATTGAATTGTTGCTGACCGAGCACAATGCCGATTGCACTAAATGTTACAGAAACGGCAACTGCGAACTGCAAACACTTGCCTCGGAATACAAAATTATGACGCAGGATTTTATCGAACTTGTGCCACTAAAAAAATATTCAATCGATGCGTACTCGCCTTCAATAATGAAAGACGACAGCAAGTGTATTCGTTGCCAACGTTGCGTACGTACCTGTGCCGAATTACAGGGAGTTAATGCCTTAACCGTTGCGCATAAAGGCGATAAAATGAAAATTACAACTTTCTTCGAAAAACATATGCGTGATGTGGTTTGCACCAATTGTGGACAATGTGTAAACCACTGTCCTACCGGTGCGCTGGTTGAAAAAAATTACATAGAAGAGGTTTGGGAAGCCATTGCAAATCCGAAAAAACATGTGGTGGTTCAAACAGCTCCTGCAGTTCGCGTTGGCCTTGGTGAAGAACTTGGATTACAACCCGGCTCAAGTGTTACCGGCAAAATGGTAGCCGCCTTAAAACGTTTGGGTTTTGATTCGGTACTTGACACCGATTTTACTGCCGACTTAACCATTATGGAAGAAGGTACTGAACTATTAACCCGGCTTAAAAAAGCGCTGGTTGATAAAGATGAAACCGTTGAATTACCAATGGCAACTTCCTGTTCTCCGGGTTGGATAAAATACATCGAACACATGTATCCTGAACACCTCGGAAAGCTTTCAACCTGTAAATCGCCGCAGCAAATGTTTGGTGCACTGGCAAAAACTTACTATGCAAAAGCTCGGAATCTGGAGCCCGAGAACATTGTTTCGGTTTCGATTATGCCATGTACAGCCAAAAAATTTGAGGCATTCCGCCCCGAAATGCACGACAGTGGTTATCGCGATGTAGATTATGTGTTAACCACCCGCGAGCTGGCTATCCTAATTAAACAAGCCGGCCTTGATTTCAAGCAACTCGAGCCTGTAAAATACGATCGTTTAATGGGCGAATCAACAGGGGCAGGAGTTATATTCGGAGCAACCGGAGGTGTAATGGAAGCAGCATTGCGTACAGCCTACGAAATTGTTACCGGTCGCGAAGTTCCTTTCGAAAACCTGAATATTACTCCGGTACGCGGGATGGAAGGTATTCGTGAAGCAAGCATTAAAATTGAAAATCCGGTTAAAGACTGGGCATTTCTTGATGGAGTTGAACTGAAATGTGCAATTGCTCATGGTCTGATTAATGCCAAAACTGTAATGGACACTGTTAAATCGGGTAAAGCTGATTACCATTTTATTGAATTTATGGCTTGCCCGGGAGGTTGTTTGGGTGGTGGTGGACAACCCATTCCTACCAATCCCGAAATCAGGCAAAAACGTGCGGAAGCATTGTACGCTGAAGATGGAGCACTTTCCTTACGAAAATCACATGAAAATCCTGAGGTAATGAAACTATACAAAGATTTCTTAAAACAACCTCTGGGAGAAGTCTCTCATCATTTGCTTCATACAAAATACATTAAACGCGAACGTTATTAATCTTTATAAGATGAAGTGAAAAATCATAAAAGTCCGGTATCTTTGGTACCGGACTTTATTTTTATTGATGGAACAAGAAGTTTATATCGAATATATAAATACACCTATTGGTTGGCTGGAGCTAAAAACAGATGAAGAAGCACTTTTGTCTGTGAGTTTTGCTGAAACAGAAGGGCCATCATCCGATAATTTCCCAGCCATTCTGAATGACAGTGCCAAACAACTTATCGAGTATTTTGAGGGAAGTAGAAAAACATTTGAATTAAAACTTTCTCCTTCGGGTACCGAATTCCAACAATTGGTGTGGGAAAATGTTAAAGCGATTTCGTTTGGAGAAACAGCAACTTACCTCGACATCGCAATCAGAACCGGCTCAGCTAATAATACTCGAGCCGTTGGGTTGGCCAATGGTAAAAATCCGATTCCTATAATTATACCCTGCCATCGTATAATTGGCAGCAATGGAAAACTTACGGGCTATGCGGGCGGCATTGATAAAAAACGATGGCTACTGCAGCATGAGTTAAAGCATTCTGAGAATACAAATTTACTTTTCTAGTCCCATATTTGGAATTTTGTCCCATATGCGAGCTGGTAAAATTTCCTGGCACGATACTAATTTACTGACTACGTGCACCTTATCCTTTTTGGCTTAACAATTGGTTATATTGGATTCAGAAATTAAGAAGATAAAAAATTAGGGTTACACAATCATCTTAAAAAATTTAAATGGAACTTATGGGTTTGGGTTCCATTTTTTTTGTGCCTGATTTTTCGAAAACGGTAAAATTTTATCATTCCTTTTCCACTTTTTTTTGACTTCTAAAAACTTCTTTGTACACTTACCGTTATCATTTTAAATTCATACCTAAAAATGTTTAAGAATAACCTATTACTTGCTTTAAGCCTTCTATTTTTTGTATCTGCATTTTCGCAAAACAGATATACCGAACCTTCGTTTGATGAGATTAGCGTGGAAACGTTAACCTATGCAACAAAAGAAGGAGAAAACCTTGATTTGGATATTTACCTGCCAATGGCCGATGCTGAAACAGAACGTGCCACACTAATTTATGTACACGGTGGTGGATTTAGTGTTGGACAACGCGACAATGAAGGCATTCAGGATTTTTGTACACGAATGGCCAATCATGGTTACGTTGTGGCTTCAATTTCGTACCGTTTA from uncultured Draconibacterium sp. encodes the following:
- a CDS encoding RNA polymerase sigma factor, translated to MTKQDFKNLFEMHFAQVRNYVFVRSGNTELATDIAQETFLKIWEKQSTIQQEKVKGLLFKIANDLFISHYRKEKRSFEFFTHYHFNAVSDSPEDQMQFEQLKESYRLALENMPENQRTVFLMSRVENLKYSEIAEMAGIGVKAVEKRMTKALDYLRLNLNTNE
- the nuoE gene encoding NADH-quinone oxidoreductase subunit NuoE, with translation MDPIQSLIKDLADKHGRTKESLLPIMQGVVERESYLSERSMVEIAREIDIPASDVYGTATFYSFLETQPTGKYIIRVCKTITCAMKGKTQVLFAIQDMLKIKLGETTPDRRFTLLETNCLGWCHKAPAMLVNDDVFTELTPEKVREILSDYMKSGVNNQNYQ
- a CDS encoding carboxypeptidase-like regulatory domain-containing protein, which codes for MKTILFTQITLLLFVIPNFSWAQVITVTGYVNNGINGNALENVTIFEANSGIGTITNQNGFYKLILERGTLKLNVTDGGFKAFTQTLELTSDTTLTVMLEPDSLHDRNRQKKTDESKSDKKEGPRRNFKLF
- a CDS encoding alkaline phosphatase family protein; protein product: MKAGVVLVFALLFSVLATSVSAQKKADQGNAAPKVVMGIVVENMRPDYIQRYWNKFGPNGFKKIYTEGAVCSNVKLTLHNQNYASGTATLFTGVHPSIHGIVANTWYDRLRKNEIECTEDDYYITVGADTKAGNASPKNLLSTTITDNLKILTLGKAKVFSVALNRESAVFAAGHSADGAYWFDTKSGRMISSSFYVSTFPDWVRLFNSENYADVYSHRTWTTLLPEMTYEECLRDDYILERGYFGEYNIFPHAINKYIKRTEDFRPFKTTPSANLMIKDFTLRMLDAEEVGKDNVTDFVTTVFSSMDYENGSFGPASLEMMDSYLYLDKYIEELITEVEKRYGKDNVLFFLTANTSASYPVEYLKEEFNLSVDYFNVESAIALLTSFLNITYGEQKWIEHYSDLQLYLDHELISKSDKVTLNELRDVTSNFINQFEGVQVSMPAYQLEQGSSANGMLEPIYNTYYKNRSGDFMYTLKEGWQPGYKFKRVNYTDQSRIPLVFFGNNIKAQTIYNKHNATDLVPTLSEMLRIPVPDKCQGKIIDELLY
- a CDS encoding methylated-DNA--[protein]-cysteine S-methyltransferase, translated to MEQEVYIEYINTPIGWLELKTDEEALLSVSFAETEGPSSDNFPAILNDSAKQLIEYFEGSRKTFELKLSPSGTEFQQLVWENVKAISFGETATYLDIAIRTGSANNTRAVGLANGKNPIPIIIPCHRIIGSNGKLTGYAGGIDKKRWLLQHELKHSENTNLLF
- a CDS encoding NADH-ubiquinone oxidoreductase-F iron-sulfur binding region domain-containing protein produces the protein MANSHQLKRVDFIFRNENDWEKVLSNTIKKSPNELINELISSELKGRGGAGFPTGLKWKLTSEAKSDKKYVICNADEGEPGTFKDREILSKVPYKVLTAMAVCGYVTGANEGFIYLRGEYHFLKAELEKSIDEFQYYCKEIKLDFKISIFMGSGAYICGEETALMESMEGKRGEPRNKPPFPTQAGYKGRPTVINNVETLVHTFTIFKYGAKKFYDLGVQYSRGTKLFSVSGDTPKPGIYELELGMSLQDFVYEFGDGDTKAVQVGGASGFLVPRKKFKDAAIGFQGKLTGISLPTGGSMMLFNSSRSMFNVLDNYLEFFREESCGQCTPCRVGCQQLLLGIKAVKRGDKPAAYLEKLLRLTETMQYTAKCGLGQSVANSFSSIVENFREEMIY
- a CDS encoding TonB-dependent receptor plug domain-containing protein: MAKRTMMVVLFFLCLTQVIAQTTQNIKLDVRKASLSQVLLDLKETYGLQFAFDNDLLSQYSVSVNRSFQSENEALLYLLRNLPLDLEKSGEVFLIIPRKPNEPKASFTQISGQVLEAKTYEPLPYSYILINRRSIQSDQQGNFNYIASADSSYNLQISHLGYFIYDTIVNRSLNRRFFLTPHIESIKEVQIISNPIEKSTLIGDRAGRMKINHQIAPILPGHGDNSVFNLLRLMPGILAAGEQSNDLLIWGAYESHSKIQFDGFTVFGLKNFNDNISVVNPFMVKNIEVMKGGYEARYGGRVGGIVDIEGKDGTLLKPTFSFVINSTTVNSMLQVPLSKKSSIMGAYRQTYYQLYSPTSINLFEKEITRGKGVFWRLWTNRLEDREVIPDFVFRDANLKYSFKGDKGSRFALSLYAGGDQFSYDAGGQAGQVFFSRTEKEKNKQLGGSMQFSQHWSDNSITHLLLSYSAFEQKSFEQDTSNSVHKFIQDINRVIDTDNAVDEVTLKAEHTLSFNAGHKLILGAGAENNHVKLLRNWNNKVAMDVNSNSSRVFVFGQDELPLGEMLDIKTGLRIVYAGDLNEMFFEPRISGSLTPSEGFKVNASWGLYNQFLSKTSVVDSSANMAYFWINADKNNISVLSAEHKVVGVSFNKDGLTVSAEAYFKTTDGLNRYFVGTKRIEEGYYSGDARAKGLDIFVKKEYKRHMAWISYTLSKTEEHFPFYLNDVYKLAPHHQKHELKFAGVFNYKSFYFSANYIYGSGFARFSFETEEGTNANQPYKRLDTSLVYKFKPGNVRAEAGISILNVFNTNNIKYANIVGTTVDDISLVGIYADAVPFTPALFFKIEL
- a CDS encoding NADH-dependent [FeFe] hydrogenase, group A6; amino-acid sequence: MSKKVNLTINGFPVEIEAGKTILEAADSQGIKIPTLCYHKDLCVAGNCRVCVVEVSGQKRLSAACATPCEEGMEILTNSLKVRNSRKHIIELLLTEHNADCTKCYRNGNCELQTLASEYKIMTQDFIELVPLKKYSIDAYSPSIMKDDSKCIRCQRCVRTCAELQGVNALTVAHKGDKMKITTFFEKHMRDVVCTNCGQCVNHCPTGALVEKNYIEEVWEAIANPKKHVVVQTAPAVRVGLGEELGLQPGSSVTGKMVAALKRLGFDSVLDTDFTADLTIMEEGTELLTRLKKALVDKDETVELPMATSCSPGWIKYIEHMYPEHLGKLSTCKSPQQMFGALAKTYYAKARNLEPENIVSVSIMPCTAKKFEAFRPEMHDSGYRDVDYVLTTRELAILIKQAGLDFKQLEPVKYDRLMGESTGAGVIFGATGGVMEAALRTAYEIVTGREVPFENLNITPVRGMEGIREASIKIENPVKDWAFLDGVELKCAIAHGLINAKTVMDTVKSGKADYHFIEFMACPGGCLGGGGQPIPTNPEIRQKRAEALYAEDGALSLRKSHENPEVMKLYKDFLKQPLGEVSHHLLHTKYIKRERY
- a CDS encoding FecR domain-containing protein, producing the protein MNDKNLHISDLEERDDSFFSKGTIHWEKSENEVWAELEKEITKKPAGKLIWLLHPIIQWSAAAVFILLLGALGLVTSYTKTLECLPGEHILAELPDGSKVDLNAGSTLKYYPLKWRFERKLKFTGEAYFNVQKGTRFTVQSEKGSTQVLGTSFTIYSRDDEYRVTCITGKVQVNAPGNESVVLLPNVHVELEEGKLVLTKMFKTENALGWKNNQFFFANRPLKEVIDEIERQYAVTIRLQPELNNRNFGSNFSKKHNVEEVLDFVCRPMKLKFVKQAENVYLVTDES